The following proteins come from a genomic window of Flavobacterium eburneipallidum:
- the fsa gene encoding fructose-6-phosphate aldolase gives MKFFIDTANLKDIKEANDLGVLDGVTTNPSLMAKEGITGAENIIAHYLKICELVDGDVSAEVISTDFEGMIAEGEQLAALHPQIVVKIPMIKDGIKAIKYFSNKGIRTNCTLIFSSGQALLAAKAGATYVSPFIGRLDDISTDGLVLIEEIRLIFDNFGFETQILAASVRNVMHIINCAKIGSDVITGPLSAIEGLLKHPLTDIGLATFLADYKKGIANLSS, from the coding sequence ATGAAATTTTTTATAGATACAGCAAATTTAAAAGACATAAAAGAAGCTAATGATTTAGGAGTCCTAGATGGAGTAACCACTAATCCCTCATTAATGGCTAAAGAAGGAATTACAGGGGCAGAGAATATCATTGCTCATTATTTAAAAATTTGTGAATTGGTTGATGGTGATGTAAGTGCCGAAGTTATATCGACTGATTTTGAAGGAATGATAGCTGAAGGAGAGCAATTAGCTGCGTTACACCCGCAAATTGTTGTTAAAATTCCAATGATTAAAGATGGAATAAAAGCCATAAAATATTTTTCTAATAAAGGTATTAGGACAAATTGTACTTTAATTTTTTCGTCTGGACAAGCCTTATTGGCTGCAAAAGCTGGAGCAACTTATGTGTCTCCTTTTATTGGAAGATTAGATGATATTTCAACAGATGGATTAGTTTTAATAGAAGAGATTCGATTGATTTTTGATAATTTTGGTTTTGAAACTCAAATTTTAGCTGCATCAGTGCGAAATGTGATGCATATAATCAATTGTGCTAAAATTGGATCAGACGTGATAACTGGGCCATTAAGTGCAATAGAAGGATTGTTGAAACATCCTTTAACTGATATTGGTTTAGCCACATTTTTAGCAGATTATAAAAAGGGAATAGCTAATTTAAGTAGTTAA
- a CDS encoding transketolase family protein, with the protein MNQKIDNLAADNIRALAISMVEKANSGHPGGAMGGADFLHILYTEYLNFDPTEMDWPFRDRFFMDAGHLSALMYAQYNLLGNYKKEDLQSFRQWGSITPGHPEVDVLRGIENTSGPLGQGHAMGAGAAIAAKFLDARFNGLFEHKIYGFITDGGVQEEISQGVGRIAGHLGLNNFIMFYDSNDVQLSSMTDEVTSEDTAMKYEAWGWKVITIDGHDHEQIRKALNDANAETEKPTLIIGKTIMGKGCVLADGSMYEGECELHGKPIGDTKADFTKTLINLGANPESSFDIFPEVQAHYTSVLAKKTAAAAEQKAKIAAWKTANPALASKMDSFLSGVLPDLDLSQVVQKANVATREASSAVLGYLAENLENVIVSSADLSNSDKTDGFLKKSSVLQKNDFSGAFLQAGVAELTMTAIANGIALHGGVVAVVATFFVFSDYMKPAIRLAAIQELPVKYVLTHDSFRVGEDGPTHQPIEQEAQMRLMEKVKNHSGNPSLLALRPADAIETSVAWDMALKNTKTPTALILSRQNIKDIPAVSSRYEEATAAKKGGYLVKSTPNADITLFANGSEVSTLLGAAEILENENNLKVNVASIISEGLFKLQSKEYQGSIIPKGKLVFGLTAGLPVNLEGLIGDSGKVVGLDHFGYSAPASVLDQKFGFNPESAAKEILKYIAESK; encoded by the coding sequence ATGAATCAAAAAATTGACAATTTAGCCGCAGATAACATAAGAGCATTAGCCATTTCGATGGTAGAAAAGGCAAATTCAGGACACCCTGGAGGCGCTATGGGAGGTGCCGATTTCTTGCACATTCTATACACCGAATATTTGAATTTTGACCCAACCGAAATGGATTGGCCATTTAGAGATCGTTTCTTTATGGATGCGGGTCACTTATCGGCTTTGATGTATGCGCAATACAATTTATTAGGAAATTATAAAAAAGAAGATCTTCAAAGTTTCAGACAATGGGGTTCAATCACGCCAGGCCACCCTGAAGTAGATGTGTTAAGAGGAATCGAAAACACTTCTGGACCATTAGGACAAGGTCACGCTATGGGAGCTGGAGCTGCTATTGCTGCGAAATTCCTTGACGCTAGATTCAACGGTCTTTTCGAACACAAAATCTACGGTTTTATCACGGATGGTGGTGTTCAGGAAGAAATCTCTCAAGGTGTGGGTCGTATTGCAGGACATTTAGGTTTGAACAACTTTATCATGTTTTATGATTCGAATGATGTGCAACTTTCTTCTATGACAGACGAAGTGACATCAGAAGATACGGCTATGAAATACGAAGCTTGGGGATGGAAAGTAATCACTATTGATGGTCACGATCACGAGCAAATTCGTAAAGCGTTGAACGATGCGAATGCTGAAACTGAAAAACCAACCTTAATTATTGGTAAAACCATTATGGGTAAAGGTTGCGTTCTTGCAGATGGGTCTATGTATGAAGGAGAATGCGAATTGCACGGAAAACCAATTGGTGATACCAAAGCAGATTTCACAAAAACTTTAATCAATTTAGGAGCAAATCCTGAAAGTTCTTTCGATATTTTCCCAGAAGTTCAAGCACACTACACATCAGTTTTAGCTAAAAAAACGGCTGCTGCTGCTGAACAAAAAGCAAAAATTGCTGCATGGAAAACGGCTAACCCAGCATTGGCATCCAAAATGGATTCGTTCCTTTCTGGTGTACTTCCTGATTTAGATTTGAGTCAAGTAGTTCAAAAAGCAAATGTAGCTACGAGAGAAGCTTCATCAGCTGTATTGGGTTATTTAGCAGAAAATTTAGAAAACGTAATCGTTTCTTCTGCCGATTTATCGAACAGTGATAAAACAGATGGTTTCTTGAAAAAATCTTCTGTATTGCAAAAAAATGATTTCAGCGGAGCTTTCTTGCAAGCTGGAGTGGCTGAATTAACAATGACGGCTATTGCCAACGGAATTGCTCTTCACGGAGGTGTTGTGGCTGTAGTAGCGACTTTCTTTGTGTTTTCTGATTATATGAAACCAGCGATTCGTTTGGCTGCTATTCAGGAATTGCCTGTAAAATATGTCTTGACTCACGATTCATTCAGAGTTGGAGAAGATGGACCAACCCACCAACCAATTGAGCAAGAAGCGCAAATGCGTTTGATGGAAAAAGTAAAAAATCACTCGGGAAATCCAAGTTTATTAGCACTTCGTCCTGCTGATGCTATCGAAACTTCAGTAGCTTGGGATATGGCGTTGAAAAACACTAAAACACCAACTGCTTTGATTCTTTCTAGACAAAACATCAAAGACATTCCTGCTGTATCATCTAGATATGAGGAAGCAACAGCAGCTAAAAAAGGTGGTTATTTAGTAAAATCGACTCCAAATGCTGATATTACTTTATTCGCAAATGGATCGGAAGTTTCTACATTATTAGGCGCTGCTGAAATTTTAGAAAACGAAAACAATCTAAAAGTAAACGTAGCCTCTATCATTTCTGAAGGATTGTTCAAATTACAGTCAAAAGAGTACCAAGGAAGCATCATCCCTAAAGGAAAATTAGTTTTCGGTCTTACGGCTGGACTTCCTGTAAACTTGGAAGGATTGATTGGCGATAGCGGAAAAGTAGTTGGATTAGACCATTTTGGTTATTCAGCTCCAGCTAGTGTGTTGGATCAAAAATTCGGATTCAACCCTGAAAGTGCTGCTAAAGAAATCTTGAAATATATTGCAGAAAGCAAATAA
- a CDS encoding leucine-rich repeat domain-containing protein, translating into MKNTYTLLFMILISIGLRAEVSVTEKNTLVQLYNATNGANWTSKWDLNTPVSSWYGVGVQDDKVVSIELSNNNLSGELPATISNLVHLKKLNLYKNNISGTVPAAIGSMKALESLNLSFNKLSGSLPATLGNATALKSVELFMNQLSGSIPAEIGNLSNLETLSLYNNSITGQIPAALYGLTNLKVLHLNSNKITGNLSRSVANWTNLEQLSLFDNKMNGQVPFDLEKLSNLKEMNISYNEFSGLVSKDLSKLDVLNMTMINEKGVAVALTVKANDKNTAIVSEE; encoded by the coding sequence ATGAAAAATACTTATACTTTACTGTTTATGATTTTGATCTCAATCGGATTGAGAGCAGAAGTGTCTGTTACAGAGAAAAATACATTAGTGCAATTGTACAACGCTACAAATGGTGCAAATTGGACTTCAAAATGGGATTTGAATACACCAGTTTCCTCGTGGTATGGGGTAGGAGTACAAGATGATAAAGTGGTTTCAATTGAGTTGTCCAATAATAATTTATCAGGAGAGCTTCCTGCAACTATTTCGAATTTAGTGCATTTGAAAAAATTAAATTTGTACAAAAATAATATTTCAGGAACAGTACCAGCTGCTATCGGATCGATGAAAGCTTTAGAATCACTTAATTTATCTTTTAATAAATTATCAGGATCTTTGCCAGCAACCTTGGGTAATGCTACTGCTTTAAAAAGTGTAGAATTGTTCATGAATCAGTTGTCTGGGAGTATTCCTGCTGAAATTGGTAATTTAAGCAATTTAGAAACGTTGTCATTGTATAATAATAGTATCACAGGGCAAATTCCAGCAGCTCTTTATGGATTAACAAATCTAAAAGTATTGCATTTGAATAGTAATAAAATCACTGGAAATTTAAGTCGTTCTGTTGCAAATTGGACTAATTTGGAACAATTGAGTTTGTTTGATAATAAAATGAATGGTCAAGTGCCATTTGATTTAGAAAAATTAAGTAATCTGAAAGAAATGAATATTTCATACAATGAGTTCAGTGGATTAGTTTCTAAAGATTTATCAAAATTAGATGTTTTGAATATGACCATGATCAACGAAAAAGGAGTAGCAGTGGCGTTGACTGTTAAAGCAAATGATAAAAACACCGCCATTGTTTCTGAGGAATAG